The Caldivirga sp. genome includes a region encoding these proteins:
- a CDS encoding DUF86 domain-containing protein, with protein MAKVNVLLGYIAKLTAYLDSIVERGYDLNNWDDLMRILHALQLQAQALVDVVQRVASLMGEPAQTYIEAGEALLRLGILNAEDFRLYRSIVGFRNVVVHGYISINIDQVDEILKNRLYKRVLDLTERIAKRVSDP; from the coding sequence ATGGCGAAGGTAAACGTCCTCCTAGGCTACATAGCTAAGTTAACGGCCTACCTAGATAGTATAGTGGAGAGGGGGTACGATTTAAATAATTGGGATGATCTAATGAGAATATTGCATGCACTACAGCTACAGGCCCAGGCATTAGTGGATGTAGTACAGAGGGTTGCCTCTCTGATGGGTGAACCAGCCCAAACGTATATTGAAGCTGGAGAAGCGCTTTTAAGGCTGGGAATCCTCAATGCTGAGGATTTTAGACTCTACCGATCTATAGTTGGTTTCAGGAACGTGGTAGTCCACGGCTACATTTCAATTAATATTGATCAAGTTGATGAGATACTGAAAAACAGGCTATATAAAAGGGTGCTAGATCTCACCGAAAGGATAGCTAAAAGAGTGTCGGATCCA
- a CDS encoding nucleotidyltransferase domain-containing protein, with the protein MEVSVGKVYRVSIDALRDFPWSRYVRFAFLFGSAVLGSTAGDVDIAISRVSLETLGELLAELVKSIHIPEDYIDLVIITERTPCPLVLEAFKGMPLYVADWDEVYRYFNVCQDQQIDSRKLRLIETAVDAVWRR; encoded by the coding sequence TGGAGGTTAGTGTAGGTAAAGTCTATAGGGTATCCATAGACGCACTCAGAGACTTTCCCTGGAGCCGCTACGTAAGGTTCGCCTTCCTATTTGGTTCAGCTGTATTGGGTAGCACTGCAGGTGATGTGGATATAGCCATCTCTAGGGTAAGCCTAGAGACACTGGGTGAACTCCTGGCGGAGCTCGTTAAGAGTATTCACATACCTGAGGACTACATAGATCTAGTAATCATAACCGAGAGGACGCCTTGCCCCCTCGTCTTGGAGGCCTTCAAGGGGATGCCACTCTACGTGGCCGATTGGGATGAGGTCTATAGGTATTTCAATGTATGTCAAGACCAACAGATTGACTCAAGGAAGCTAAGGCTCATCGAAACGGCGGTGGATGCGGTATGGCGAAGGTAA